One part of the Neodiprion virginianus isolate iyNeoVirg1 chromosome 3, iyNeoVirg1.1, whole genome shotgun sequence genome encodes these proteins:
- the LOC124301056 gene encoding fructose-bisphosphate aldolase-like isoform X1, giving the protein MVVEKYANAEPELKQELKAIAEKIVSTGKGILAVDESPNDMGERLRDVNVENTEENRRAWRQLLFTANKDVISQHISGVILYHETLYQNADDGTPFVELLRQRNIIPGIKVDTGLVPLFGTTGEHTAQGLDDLQARCIQYKKDGCDFAKWRCAFKITKDTPSKLSILENANVLARYASICQSARIVPIVEPDILSDGDHDLTRCQQVTEEVLAAVYKALSDHHVYLEGTLLKPNMVTPGQSYPKKASPQEIAAATVTAFQRTVPVAVPGIAFLSGGQSEEDASVNLDAINKYPGKKPWTLTFSYGRALQASARSAWSGDPNQIAAGQEELVKRVKANGAACQGKYLAGSVSSEAARTSNFIEGRVY; this is encoded by the exons ATGGTTGTTGAAAAATACGCCAACGCTGAGCCCGAGCTCAAGCAGGAGTTGAAGGCGATTGcggaaaaaatcgtttccaCCGGCAAGGGTATACTGGCCGTGGATGAATCGCCTAACGATATGGGCGAACGTCTACGAGATGTGAATGTTGAAAACACCGAAGAAAATCGCAGAGCTTGGCGCCAGCTCCTTTTCACCGCCAATAAG GACGTAATTAGCCAGCACATCTCGGGGGTGATTCTCTACCACGAGACACTCTATCAAAATGCCGACGACGGTACCCCGTTCGTAGAGCTTCTTCGTCAGCGCAACATCATCCCCGGCATCAAGGTCGACACGGGCCTCGTTCCTCTGTTCGGCACCACAGGCGAACACACGGCCCAAGGCCTTGACGACCTCCAGGCACGCTGCATCCAGTACAAGAAGGACGGATGCGACTTTGCCAAGTGGCGTTGCGCGTTCAAGATCACAAAGGACACCCCCAGCAAACTATCAATTTTGGAGAACGCGAACGTACTCGCACGCTACGCGAGCATCTGCCAGAGCGCACGTATCGTTCCCATTGTCGAGCCGGATATCCTTTCCGATGGCGACCACGATCTCACCCGATGTCAACAGGTCACGGAAGAAGTATTAGCCGCTGTGTACAAG gCCCTCTCAGACCACCACGTTTACCTTGAGGGAACACTTCTAAAACCTAACATGGTAACCCCAGGGCAAAGCTACCCGAAGAAAGCTTCGCCCCAGGAGATCGCTGCGGCGACTGTAACAGCTTTTCAGCGTACAGTACCGGTAGCAGTTCCCGGCATCGCATTCCTCAGCGGCGGACAATCCGAGGAGGATGCTTCGGTGAACCTTGACGCCATAAACAAGTACCCTGGTAAAAAACCCTGGACTCTGACCTTCAGCTATGGACGTGCTCTTCAAGCTTCCGCCCGTAGTGCTTGGAGTGGCGATCCCAATCAGATCGCGGCTGGACAGGAGGAACTCGTGAAGAGAGTCAAG GCAAACGGTGCGGCTTGTCAAGGCAAGTACCTTGCTGGTAGTGTTTCTAGCGAGGCTGCCAGAACATCGAACTTTATCGAAGGTCGTGTGTATTAA
- the LOC124301055 gene encoding fructose-bisphosphate aldolase-like, translated as MVAEKYASAEPELKQELKGIAEKIVSIGKGILAADESTATIGKRLQDINVENNEANRKAYRQLLFTTDKEVISQHVSGVILFHETLYQKADDGTPFVELLRQRNIIPGIKVDKGVVPLFGTKDECTTQGLDDLQARCIQYKKDGCDFAKWRCVLKITKDTPSKLAILENANVLARYASICQSARIVPIVEPEILPDGDHDLARCQQVTEEVLAAVYKALSDHHVYLEGTLLKPNMVTPGQSCPKKASPQEIAAATVTALQRTVPPAVTGVTFLSGGQSEEEASVNLDAINKFPGKKPWALTFSYGRALQASVLRAWAGKPEQIAAGQQELIKRAKANSDAAQGKYAGGVTGAAGDAGLFVANHAY; from the exons ATGGTTGCTGAAAAATACGCCAGCGCTGAGCCCGAGCTCAAGCAGGAGCTCAAGGGGATCGCcgagaaaattgtttcaatcgGCAAGGGTATCTTGGCCGCGGATGAGTCGACCGCCACCATCGGCAAGCGTCTTCAGGACATCAACGTTGAAAACAACGAAGCAAATCGCAAGGCTTACCGTCAGCTGCTTTTCACGACCGATAAG GAGGTGATCAGCCAGCACGTTTCGGGCGTGATTCTCTTCCACGAGACTCTCTACCAGAAGGCCGACGACGGTACCCCGTTCGTAGAGCTTCTTCGTCAGCGCAACATCATCCCCGGCATCAAGGTCGACAAGGGCGTCGTTCCCCTGTTCGGTACCAAGGACGAATGCACCACCCAGGGTCTCGACGACCTCCAGGCACGCTGCATCCAGTACAAAAAGGACGGATGCGACTTCGCCAAGTGGCGCTGCGTCCTCAAGATCACCAAGGACACACCCAGCAAACTCGCCATCCTGGAGAACGCCAACGTCCTCGCACGCTACGCCAGCATCTGCCAGAGCGCCCGCATCGTTCCCATCGTCGAGCCGGAAATCCTTCCCGACGGTGACCACGATCTTGCCCGTTGCCAACAGGTCACTGAGGAGGTACTCGCCGCCGTATACAAG GCCCTCTCCGACCACCACGTTTACCTCGAGGGAACACTTTTGAAACCGAACATGGTCACTCCCGGTCAAAGCTGCCCGAAGAAAGCTTCGCCCCAGGAAATCGCGGCCGCGACTGTAACGGCCCTCCAGCGCACCGTGCCACCAGCAGTCACTGGTGTCACCTTCTTGAGCGGTGGACAGTCGGAGGAGGAGGCTTCGGTTAATCTTGACGCGATCAACAAGTTCCCCGGAAAGAAACCCTGGGCTCTGACCTTCAGCTACGGACGTGCCCTTCAGGCTTCCGTCCTCCGCGCGTGGGCCGGCAAACCGGAACAAATCGCGGCCGGACAACAGGAACTGATCAAGAGAGCCAAG
- the LOC124301056 gene encoding fructose-bisphosphate aldolase-like isoform X2 has translation MLKTPKKIAELGASSFSPPIRSIFNAVLPNLTQDVISQHISGVILYHETLYQNADDGTPFVELLRQRNIIPGIKVDTGLVPLFGTTGEHTAQGLDDLQARCIQYKKDGCDFAKWRCAFKITKDTPSKLSILENANVLARYASICQSARIVPIVEPDILSDGDHDLTRCQQVTEEVLAAVYKALSDHHVYLEGTLLKPNMVTPGQSYPKKASPQEIAAATVTAFQRTVPVAVPGIAFLSGGQSEEDASVNLDAINKYPGKKPWTLTFSYGRALQASARSAWSGDPNQIAAGQEELVKRVKANGAACQGKYLAGSVSSEAARTSNFIEGRVY, from the exons ATGTTGAAAACACCGAAGAAAATCGCAGAGCTTGGCGCCAGCTCCTTTTCACCGCCAATAAG GTCGATCTTTAATGCGGTTCTGCCAAACTTGACGCAGGACGTAATTAGCCAGCACATCTCGGGGGTGATTCTCTACCACGAGACACTCTATCAAAATGCCGACGACGGTACCCCGTTCGTAGAGCTTCTTCGTCAGCGCAACATCATCCCCGGCATCAAGGTCGACACGGGCCTCGTTCCTCTGTTCGGCACCACAGGCGAACACACGGCCCAAGGCCTTGACGACCTCCAGGCACGCTGCATCCAGTACAAGAAGGACGGATGCGACTTTGCCAAGTGGCGTTGCGCGTTCAAGATCACAAAGGACACCCCCAGCAAACTATCAATTTTGGAGAACGCGAACGTACTCGCACGCTACGCGAGCATCTGCCAGAGCGCACGTATCGTTCCCATTGTCGAGCCGGATATCCTTTCCGATGGCGACCACGATCTCACCCGATGTCAACAGGTCACGGAAGAAGTATTAGCCGCTGTGTACAAG gCCCTCTCAGACCACCACGTTTACCTTGAGGGAACACTTCTAAAACCTAACATGGTAACCCCAGGGCAAAGCTACCCGAAGAAAGCTTCGCCCCAGGAGATCGCTGCGGCGACTGTAACAGCTTTTCAGCGTACAGTACCGGTAGCAGTTCCCGGCATCGCATTCCTCAGCGGCGGACAATCCGAGGAGGATGCTTCGGTGAACCTTGACGCCATAAACAAGTACCCTGGTAAAAAACCCTGGACTCTGACCTTCAGCTATGGACGTGCTCTTCAAGCTTCCGCCCGTAGTGCTTGGAGTGGCGATCCCAATCAGATCGCGGCTGGACAGGAGGAACTCGTGAAGAGAGTCAAG GCAAACGGTGCGGCTTGTCAAGGCAAGTACCTTGCTGGTAGTGTTTCTAGCGAGGCTGCCAGAACATCGAACTTTATCGAAGGTCGTGTGTATTAA